Part of the Nicotiana sylvestris chromosome 2, ASM39365v2, whole genome shotgun sequence genome, CCATGATCTCTCCTCAAttcaaacaattttttttttcatgattGTCGGGCGTATTATTTGGATGAACCTTTATTGTTCAAAATATATGTTGATAACATGATCCGGCGATGTATCCCTGAGCAAGATCAACCCTCTATTTTGCAGGTTTGCCATGCTTCACCATATAGTGGACACTTTGGAGAAATTCGGACAGCAGCAAAGGTGCTGGAATCAGGCCTCTATTGGCCTACATTGTTCAAGAATGCCCATGTTTGGGTCAAAAgctgtgatgaatgtcaaaggacGGGCAACATATCCCTATCGTCATGAGATGCCAATGACCACAAtccaagaggtggaagtgtttgacaTGTGAGGGATCGACTTCATGGGGCCTTTCGTCAGCTCATACGGTAACAAATATATACTGGTTGCCGTTGaatatgtctccaagtgggtcgaagcagttGCTCTCCCAACCAATGATGCGAAAGAGGTGACCAGTTTCCTAAAGAAAAAACATCTTCACACATTTTGGCACCCCAAGCCATAATCAGTGATGGTAGAACCCATTTTGTAATAGAGCATTCGTACGACTATTGGAAAAGTATGGAGTTCGTCATAAGGTGACCACCCTTTATCACCCCCAGTCGAGCGGGCAAGTGGAAGTgtcaaatagggaaatcaaaagtGTCCTCTCAAAAACAGTGATGCAACAAGAACTAATTGGGCAAAGAAGctggatgatgcattgtgggcataccgcacaaccttcaaaactccaattggtatgtcaccatacaagttggtattTAGAAAGGCATGCCACCTTCCGGTTGAGCTCGAACACAAAACACTGTGAGCATTGCGGTAGCTGAACTTAAACATGGAGACAGTGGGCACCAACAGAGTTAATTGGTTGCATGAGCTTGAGGAATTCTGGTTCCAGGCATTCGAGAGTGCTAGACTATATAAAGACAGGATGAAATTGATGCATGACAAGCACATCTTGAATCAGAACTTCGAATCCGGAGAATTAGTGTTGCTATATAACTCAAGATTGAGGTTGTTCCCTGGTAAGTTGAAGTCCCAATGGTCAGGACCATTTAGAGTGGTGCAAATGTTCCCAAGTGAACTTGTGGAGATAAAATCTGAAAATGGGACGAACAAATTCACGGTGAATGGGCAgaggttgaaacattaccttggaatgACTGAAAAAAAAAGGACAACATGGTGATAACGTTAGAGGAGCCCTAATACACAAATGAGGAGTAATGATATGAGCCTACGTCGTGCcacaacgttaaatcaggcgctgcatgAGAGGCAACCCgtgttttcttttgtttctttttcttttgttttgatgttgtACTTGATGTGTATGAAACTAAACCTTTTattaaaaaaaggggaaaaaagaatataaataaataattttttttttccggaATTCAACTATTCTGTTTCTGGGCCACCGCAATCGCGGTGAATTCGACCTATTCTGTTTTGTTTACTTTGTCCACTGCGACCGCGGCACGACCGCGGTGAATCGCGAGCATTCTGCCGCGCAAGTAAGttgtaattaattttttttatttttaattttattttattttctttttctcttctaaacccactaaaaataaaacctaaacgCCCCCCACTTCCCCCACCCCACTTCTCTTACTCTAAACCCCTAACCCCACGcccatttcttctttttcttcccatCTCTCACACACTCATTCCTCTCCCACACACACATACACTTCCAACTCCCTGCTCCCCAACATCCATTACGCTCCAACTCTACAAGAACCAGGTATGTCATGATTTCCTTCTCTCTTCTTCTCCCCCTTATCTTTAGCAATTTTAATGTTTGAGTTGTTGTAGTATCTATAGttaaattttttgttttcttttcttctttttagtggGTAATGTATAGAATATAGTAGAGAAGGGCATGGTGTTGTTGTGTGAAGTTCATTATGGTGGGGTGGAGTTGTGAAGTGATTGTGGTTGATTTGGAGGGAGAGTTTGTACTTTTATGGGATAAGTGTGTTAAAACATAGCTTCAGGCACATCAGGTGCTTGTGAAATTGCCCCAATTGAGCTGTAATGGCTAATGTGACCATGGTGGTGGTGAAGTCTTAGTAATCACCCATGGTTCATACAACTCAAACCCTCACTAATGGTAGCCTTATTTTGGTAGGTACAATGCATCAATCAAGGAAAAGACGTGCCACAGGTTCCTCCACTAGTGGGCCAGGAGGTTCAGTCAGAGCTCGAGCTCAGGCTAGTTTGAGCTAGTTTGACCGCACTCGGTTTGTCTCCAAAGTGGCTCAAGATAGGTTTACTGCAAAGACATCCAAGAAGCTGTTGCCTGAAGTACACATTGATAGGCATGCCTTGCAAGTTGAATGCCCAAGTATCTATGAAGAATTGAGGAGGCGTCAGCTGTACATCTTCTTTAATAAACCGGAAGAGGGCAATGTACTGATGGTAAGGGAATTTTATGCGAACTGCCCAAAACATGTTGAGAGGGTTATCACGATACGAAATACCCCGGTGGATGTGTCTCTTGAGGCCATTCGCTTAGTGTACAGGTTGTCGGTCTTCACTGGAGAGACAGATTATTACCAAGCTTATCAGCGCAAACCTGTCTGGTGGCAACCAATTTGTCAAACAATATGTGTGGCTAGCCGGGATCCAATATGGATAAAGCCGAGAATTACCCTAAACTCCCAATCTCTCACTTGGGAATCTAAGTGTTGGCTAACAATCATCAACAGTCGTTTGCTACCATCCAAAAACACTACAAATGTTAATGGGCCAAGAGCAGCAACGATTTTCTGTTTCGTCAACCACCACGATATTGACGTGGCCCAAGTCTATtagcttatatgagtccaccaaactatagagaaCCTGATCCTTTATGAGTTTCTACTGAGAATATTTATGAAGCAGTAAGTAAAAGAGACAaggaatttttacgtggaaaaatctcacaCAAGGGGACAAGAACCAcaacctacacttgtaggctttcactaacttgtaatctcactattacaagccactttgtaatacctctattacaaaggattcaacttaactaacttgtgatacacttatcacaagccactttgtgactctctagttacaaagactttaaacttatgactaaacctagtcacaacataaactcagaaagtttatggattttgggtttcctaaaacaaaagaaagtaagataggagttataatgaagaacaaatgacaagattacaactcagctacagatacacatagactcattatgaaactgatcctttagtggagttgtcttcttattcttgacacaccagtgacttcaatccCATATGAACACtttaatgcttgagagaatatcactaaatgcatAAATGAATATATTGTGCCTTGCACCAGATTGTTATACTGCAAAAaacatcacaatggtgatgtcaaatcttgctacacgcttcttcccaatgagaagtgactgttgcactgtctgcTGCACTGTCGCATGTACAGTTGTGgatagtcactttctgcagttgcatTCAAGctatatagttgacttgtacttctgttagagaaCCATAAGGGACtaggtccctattgtgttcctctttgtaacagttgcggacagtcactttctgcagttgcgttccagctgtatagttgacttgtacttctgtcggagaaccctaagggactaggtccctgttgtgttcttcCTTGTGGTTCTTCACTCATTTGCTGGAGATCAGACTGGACATTGTTCATTTGAAGTGTATACCAGGTGtgtcaggttctctatctggttcttgacaataagtttgttagatcatcaaaatataagaagcataaggcaaagacattgaaaacccatcaatttccccctttttgatgatgacagaCTTAGTCATTGATAGTATTTGTTTATATCAAAAGTAACCAGATATGGTACCCAAAACTACACAAGTTCccacctgaccttttgcttttgaTTCCCCCTTAATCAGATATAAATCAAAAGTAACCAGATAAGGTACCAGAAACtacacaagttccccctgacctTTTGCATTTGATTCCCTCTTAATCAGATCCCTTGTATTTGCATCAAGTTTCTACATACATTCCCCCTGACCTCCTGACatttttccccttttggcatcactAAAAAGATACACAACCAGGCAATCAGaataaagaagtctaacacaacTAACTCAtaccacatatgtgcacacaacatgacagaaaaAAGAAGCCAGAGGAAAACAACATTGTATAGGCAAAAAGAGGAGATGGTTTAGTAATATTAACAATGGACTGAGCAAAACATGAGCAATAATGGTGAAATCCAGCAAGCCAACACAAAAGACAAACAAGAAGAAAACAACAACCATAAAACATTAGAGCAAAAGATAGCTGGCCACTCAGAGGATCCTAGAGGGCACTAGAAGAGGGAGGCTTGGAAGAGGAGGCGTCAATGGTTTTGAGAATCAGGTCCAGTCAGGCATTTGCAGACAGTTGTTCTTCAAGAAGTTTTGAGCGAagcttatcattttcctttgtcaggCGGGCAACTTCTTCATTAATGGAATCATGTCCCTTTACTActtgactgagctgagtttcTAGTATGGCATTTTGAGCCCTCAACCTTCTGGAACTCTTTAAAAGCTGCATTTTGAGcattgatcagctgagaaatggtcgagatgcttccaccaactctTTCTATGCACTCACATTATTCTAGAGTGGTTTTAGAGAAGGTTTGTTTGCGTGTTCCCACTCTGGGATTACCCAAGGGGACCTTGTAAAATCTGAACacttgagtgaggagaaagccatatggtAGCCCATGATTCTTACCTTTAAATtttgccaccttttgcatatgatctatcatgattgctggcaaATTGATTGAGACAAACTCATCAAGCGCCTCCGTTAAGACCATATCCGATTTTGTAGCAATAGACCGCCTCTCAGAACGAGGTAAGAGCACCTTATTGACTAGTTCAAAAAGAAGCTAATACTCAGGAAGTAATACCTTCTTATGCACCTGTTCCCCCTGCTGAATAGCTTGCTATTTCATGATAGCTCTCCTAAAGTTGACATCACAGACACCTTTGACCAAGGACATTCCTTCACATGGAATTTTGAGAACCTTTCCCAATGCTGAAGCGTCAAGtacaatgtctactccatttacAAGCACACAAATGAGATCCCCCTCAACAGTGAAGAGAGATGCGTAGAGGTTTTGTACCGTATCTTTGTACACTAGAGGCATGCTCCCCTGAAATAAGTTCTCCCATTGCTAAAATTCCACTATCTCTAGAATTTGTCTCATATCGGCCATTTCTAAAACTGCTAGGTCAAACGTACGACCCCACAAGACTTTCTGAGTTCTTAATCTCTCCTACCAAAGACCACTGTCACTGGGCATGATCCTCAGAGAACCAGGTTCCCTTACAGTTTCCTGTTTTCGTTTTCTAGATCCTTCAACAGCCTTTCCTTTCCAACTTACTAGCTCCACAATATCATCTTCAGACATGGCTTGCTCAATTGGACTCTTCTTATACTTGCTGCTGCCCTTCACAGATGCACCATTTTGTTTCTCAATAGTTTCATCGGAAGCTTCATCCACATACTTTTGAGCTTTTATAGATTGTTTCACTAAGGAACCAGGTTTCTTTAGAGCATTTTTGTCAACCCCACTTACTGGAACGCTCTTGTCAGTAACAAATTCCCCTTGGTTTATCAACCTCTTTTTCTTTGTCTGGACATTCCTCCTACTTTTCTGCAATGTAGACTCAAAGCCCTCTTTCTGCTGCGACCTAATAGTGGGTAACTTGGAGGAGGATTCTAAGAGTTTAGGATAATCAAGAGGTGCAGGAGTGGGTTTGCCtagaagagaatcaggttcttcagcAGGTTTTTCTGGGAACATCTCATGAGCCAAAGACTCGAGGAGTACTATGGTTTTTACATCGCCTAGGAATAGAGTTTCTTCCCCTTGATACTTAGACAAGAGATATGCACCTTCATTCATCATACTCTCAGCAACGATAGCCATGATGTTATGTgctgcttccttttctggtgactctgtgagagtcactaagtccaaaatggaggagttcagatactgatcaggatcatcctcagagACCTCTGACACTTGAGAGGTAAAACCTCCTGAGTGTTCTTTGATGAGATTAGAGGAATGACGAGACATAGGGTTTTCAATACATGGAAGGGAAACAAGGTTTgtcagaaaagaaaaaactatagGAA contains:
- the LOC138886184 gene encoding uncharacterized protein, whose translation is METVGTNRVNWLHELEEFWFQAFESARLYKDRMKLMHDKHILNQNFESGELVLLYNSRLRLFPGKLKSQWSGPFRVVQMFPSELVEIKSENGTNKFTVNGQRLKHYLGMTEKKRTTW